A single Tenacibaculum sp. Bg11-29 DNA region contains:
- a CDS encoding FAD-dependent oxidoreductase yields MSKIYNVGIIGGGVSGVVIALELAKYGVDNILFEQEKSVVNGPPFCHLHAGGNLYPDISDEECKTLMKQSIDMARLFPQSIDERPTFISVPTSEKYEVNKIEKRLKMLVEYYTKLIKEDSSNEILGAPKDYYKKYTKDDLIVLAEQPTVKHPNSPDEWMSNTVKLIDHKKLKTPVYLVQEYGWNLFRLGAQAQLALNKTEKCNLKTNTNVTNIKDVRNKNLDYNWEITTKDTVYKVKYLVNSCGFKTGKLDNFLHLNAKRLIEFKAAYVSKWQPISGLIPELIFHGERGTPNGMVQLTPYCEDYYQIHGMTEHITLFKNGLIQSKSNEPQPEFNDAINQKLDHGWKKDEIETRTENAIKLVTKFVPTFKSATTGGIPFYGAQQIHGDNPNLRVGEVSFPYKTYARSEIIKASSALTVANKITHKIQEEKIIPLIPKSLNRNSLLDSVSKHEIDKLASELAIQRGYPEALSRLVIERK; encoded by the coding sequence ATGAGTAAAATTTACAATGTCGGTATTATAGGAGGTGGAGTTTCTGGCGTTGTTATAGCATTAGAATTAGCCAAATATGGGGTTGACAATATTCTATTCGAACAAGAAAAAAGTGTTGTAAATGGTCCTCCTTTCTGCCATTTACATGCGGGTGGAAATTTATATCCTGATATCTCTGATGAGGAATGTAAAACACTCATGAAACAATCAATAGATATGGCGCGATTATTTCCGCAATCTATTGACGAAAGACCTACTTTTATTAGCGTTCCTACATCAGAAAAATACGAAGTAAATAAAATTGAGAAGCGCCTTAAAATGTTAGTTGAGTATTACACCAAATTAATAAAAGAAGACTCTTCTAATGAAATTCTTGGTGCTCCAAAAGATTATTATAAAAAATACACTAAAGACGATTTAATTGTTTTAGCGGAACAACCAACTGTTAAACATCCTAATTCACCTGATGAGTGGATGTCTAATACTGTTAAGTTAATTGATCACAAAAAATTAAAAACGCCTGTATACTTAGTTCAAGAATATGGATGGAATCTTTTTAGGCTAGGAGCTCAAGCTCAATTAGCTCTAAATAAAACTGAGAAATGTAATCTAAAAACAAATACCAATGTTACGAATATTAAAGATGTTCGAAATAAAAACTTAGATTATAACTGGGAAATAACGACTAAAGACACAGTATATAAAGTAAAATATTTAGTAAATTCCTGTGGGTTTAAAACAGGAAAACTTGATAATTTTTTACATTTAAATGCAAAACGCTTAATTGAATTTAAAGCTGCTTATGTTTCTAAATGGCAGCCCATTTCAGGTTTAATTCCAGAACTTATTTTTCATGGTGAACGTGGAACACCAAATGGAATGGTACAGCTTACTCCTTATTGTGAAGACTATTATCAAATTCATGGAATGACAGAGCATATTACCTTATTCAAAAATGGATTGATACAATCTAAAAGTAATGAACCACAACCTGAATTTAATGATGCTATTAATCAAAAATTAGATCATGGTTGGAAAAAAGATGAAATAGAAACAAGAACTGAAAATGCTATTAAACTGGTTACTAAATTTGTTCCCACATTTAAATCTGCAACGACTGGTGGAATTCCATTTTACGGAGCACAGCAAATTCATGGCGATAATCCAAATTTAAGAGTTGGTGAAGTTAGTTTTCCTTATAAAACATATGCAAGAAGCGAAATTATTAAGGCTTCATCTGCCTTAACTGTTGCAAATAAAATAACACATAAAATTCAGGAAGAAAAAATTATTCCTTTAATTCCTAAAAGCTTAAATCGAAATTCATTATTAGATAGTGTTTCAAAGCATGAAATTGATAAATTGGCGAGTGAACTAGCTATTCAACGTGGTTATCCAGAAGCACTATCTCGATTGGTTATTGAGAGAAAATAA
- a CDS encoding acyl-CoA dehydrogenase family protein, translating to MKPDLFQAPDYYQTDDLLTDEHKLVRDTAREWVKKNISPIIEDAAQEAKFPMQLIPGLAEVGAFGSYIPQNYGGAGLDQISYGLIMQELERGDSGIRSTASVQSSLVMGPIYNYGNEAQRKKYLPKLASGEWMGSFGLTEPNHGSNPSGMETKFKDMGDHYVLNGAKMWISNAPICDVAVVWAKNEEGRIHGLIVERGMEGFSTPETHNKWSLRASITGELIFDNVKVPKENLLPNKSGLGAPLLCLDAARYGIAWGVIGAAMDCYDTALRYAKERMQFGKPIGQFQLQQKKLAEMITEITKAQLLTWRLGVLKNEERATSAQISMAKRNNVDMAIKIAREARQILGAMGISGEYSIMRHSMNLESVITYEGTHDVHLLITGLDITGLNAFK from the coding sequence ATGAAACCCGATTTATTTCAAGCTCCTGATTATTACCAAACTGATGATTTGTTAACAGATGAACATAAACTTGTGCGCGATACGGCTCGTGAATGGGTTAAGAAAAATATATCTCCAATTATTGAAGATGCAGCACAAGAGGCTAAATTTCCAATGCAATTAATACCTGGTTTAGCTGAGGTTGGTGCTTTTGGTTCTTATATTCCGCAAAATTATGGTGGTGCAGGGTTAGATCAAATTTCTTATGGACTAATTATGCAAGAGTTAGAGCGTGGCGATAGCGGAATTAGATCTACAGCTTCGGTACAATCTTCGTTAGTAATGGGGCCTATTTATAATTATGGTAACGAAGCGCAACGGAAAAAATATTTACCAAAATTAGCTTCTGGTGAATGGATGGGAAGTTTTGGCTTAACTGAGCCAAATCATGGAAGTAATCCATCAGGTATGGAAACCAAGTTTAAAGATATGGGTGACCATTATGTATTAAATGGTGCAAAAATGTGGATTTCTAATGCTCCGATTTGTGATGTTGCTGTGGTGTGGGCGAAAAATGAAGAAGGTCGTATTCATGGATTAATTGTAGAAAGAGGTATGGAGGGTTTTTCTACTCCAGAAACACATAATAAATGGTCATTAAGAGCATCAATTACAGGTGAGCTTATTTTTGATAATGTAAAAGTGCCTAAAGAAAATTTATTACCTAACAAATCAGGATTAGGAGCACCTTTATTGTGTTTAGATGCTGCTCGTTATGGTATTGCTTGGGGCGTTATTGGTGCTGCGATGGATTGTTACGATACAGCTTTACGTTATGCTAAAGAACGTATGCAATTTGGTAAACCGATTGGTCAATTTCAGTTGCAACAAAAAAAGTTAGCAGAAATGATCACAGAAATTACAAAAGCACAATTATTAACATGGAGGTTAGGTGTTTTGAAAAATGAAGAACGTGCAACTTCTGCACAGATATCAATGGCAAAACGTAATAATGTTGATATGGCGATAAAAATAGCTAGAGAAGCAAGGCAAATTTTAGGCGCTATGGGTATTTCAGGGGAATATTCTATAATGAGGCATTCCATGAATTTAGAAAGTGTAATTACTTATGAAGGAACGCACGATGTTCATTTATTAATTACAGGATTAGATATTACGGGTTTAAACGCTTTTAAATAA
- the rnpA gene encoding ribonuclease P protein component: MRFTLGQQERLKSKKLIGKLYEEGKSIKVFPFRMVYIQTEHTSRFPVQVGVSVPKRNFKSAVDRNRIKRLMRETYRKEKHIVYDAVNTPHVFMISYIARDEWNYADLARKMKQLLTLFIAETTENEK, translated from the coding sequence ATGAGATTTACGTTAGGACAACAAGAGCGCTTAAAAAGCAAAAAGTTAATAGGCAAACTGTATGAAGAAGGAAAATCTATAAAAGTTTTTCCATTTCGAATGGTATATATTCAAACAGAACACACTTCTAGATTCCCTGTTCAAGTTGGAGTTTCAGTTCCAAAAAGAAATTTTAAAAGTGCTGTTGATCGAAACAGAATAAAACGCTTAATGCGAGAAACTTACCGGAAAGAAAAGCATATTGTTTACGATGCGGTAAACACCCCTCATGTCTTTATGATTTCATATATTGCAAGAGATGAATGGAACTACGCCGATTTAGCGCGTAAAATGAAGCAATTATTAACACTTTTTATAGCAGAAACCACCGAAAATGAAAAATAA
- a CDS encoding S41 family peptidase: MKNKKALFFGSLIVISILFSFQSRFFEIAKQIEIYNNLFKELNINYIDEINPGDLTDKAIKNTLKNLDPYTNFFNEQDVEDARIRREGEYGGIGISTLYTKQGIVISEVYKGFPADKAGLKAGDIITHVNDQKLLDFEKSQYSQMVKGTPNKKISLTLNRNGVSQKADLKLDKIIVNPVPFYDMINADTGYIILTKFTSQKATQQVSKAFKELKGKGMKKLVFDLRSNPGGSLYDAVNITNLFIPKGLKVVDTRGKIKKNTRTYNTKNDPLDAEIPVVVLINGRSASASEIVSGALQDYDRAVVMGERSFGKGLVQRYFNLNYGTQMKITISKYYTPSGRCIQELDYDNRDPKTGEVPKFSDGTVNLFTTKNGRTVYDGGGVTPDVKMNFSKKTIETKKLLKSRTIFNFVTDFTNKNKELVTDGYLFKSADFKKFENYLLNKDTAFVTKEEKLFKKAYKSVNNNTNISKEYNVILQKLKKSKVQKIASNEDLLSKKIQNEIVKRYVYKEGMFKHQLQNDETINKAVNLLNNQKKYTAILTK, encoded by the coding sequence ATGAAAAATAAAAAAGCACTTTTTTTTGGTTCCTTAATTGTTATTTCAATTTTATTTTCTTTTCAATCTCGTTTTTTTGAAATTGCTAAACAAATAGAAATTTACAACAACTTATTTAAGGAGTTAAACATTAATTATATTGATGAAATTAATCCTGGAGATTTAACAGACAAAGCTATTAAAAACACGCTTAAAAACTTAGACCCTTATACTAATTTTTTTAACGAACAAGATGTAGAAGATGCGCGTATTCGTCGTGAAGGAGAGTATGGAGGCATTGGTATTTCAACCTTATACACAAAACAAGGTATTGTTATTTCTGAAGTTTACAAAGGTTTTCCAGCTGATAAGGCTGGTTTAAAAGCTGGCGATATTATTACACATGTAAATGATCAAAAATTATTAGATTTTGAGAAAAGTCAATATTCACAAATGGTTAAAGGAACACCTAATAAGAAAATTTCTTTAACCCTTAACAGAAATGGGGTTTCTCAAAAAGCCGATCTAAAACTAGATAAGATAATTGTGAATCCGGTGCCTTTTTATGACATGATTAATGCTGACACTGGTTATATTATTTTAACAAAATTTACAAGTCAAAAAGCAACACAACAAGTTTCTAAAGCTTTTAAGGAATTAAAAGGTAAAGGAATGAAAAAACTAGTTTTCGATTTACGTAGCAATCCTGGTGGCTCGTTATATGACGCAGTAAATATTACCAACCTATTTATTCCGAAAGGATTAAAAGTTGTTGATACACGAGGGAAAATTAAAAAAAATACCAGAACTTACAATACAAAGAATGACCCTTTAGATGCTGAAATACCAGTAGTTGTTTTAATAAATGGTCGCTCGGCATCAGCTTCTGAAATTGTCTCTGGTGCTTTACAAGATTATGATCGTGCAGTTGTTATGGGTGAACGTTCTTTTGGTAAAGGTTTGGTACAACGTTATTTTAATCTAAACTATGGTACTCAAATGAAAATAACTATTTCTAAATACTATACTCCAAGTGGTCGATGTATTCAGGAATTAGATTATGATAATAGAGATCCTAAAACAGGGGAAGTTCCAAAGTTTTCTGACGGAACAGTGAATTTATTTACTACGAAAAACGGACGAACAGTTTATGATGGCGGTGGAGTAACTCCTGATGTAAAAATGAATTTTTCTAAAAAAACAATCGAAACAAAAAAGTTATTAAAATCGAGAACTATCTTTAATTTCGTAACAGATTTTACGAATAAAAATAAAGAACTAGTCACTGATGGTTATCTTTTTAAATCTGCTGATTTTAAAAAATTTGAAAACTACTTATTAAATAAAGACACTGCTTTTGTAACTAAAGAAGAAAAGTTATTTAAAAAAGCATATAAATCAGTAAATAACAACACAAATATTTCAAAAGAATACAATGTAATTCTTCAAAAATTAAAAAAGTCTAAAGTTCAGAAAATAGCTAGCAACGAAGATCTTTTATCTAAAAAAATACAAAACGAAATTGTAAAAAGATACGTGTACAAAGAAGGGATGTTTAAACATCAACTTCAAAACGATGAAACCATTAATAAAGCTGTAAATTTACTTAATAATCAAAAAAAGTATACCGCTATTTTAACTAAGTAA
- the purD gene encoding phosphoribosylamine--glycine ligase encodes MNILILGSGGREHAFAKKLSESNKINKLFVAPGNAGTSSVATNIAINPTNFAQVKEVVLQQEINMVVVGPEAPLVGGIHDFFLADSELKNIPVIGPKKDGALLEGSKDFSKQFMIKHNIPTAKYQSFTSDTLAEGKTFLETLAPPYVLKADGLAGGKGVLILTELEEAKAELEEMLANQKFGDASSTVVIEEFLKGIELSVFVLTDGKNYKILPSAKDYKRIGEGDAGLNTGGMGAISPVPFATDDYLQKVEELVVKPTIDGLQKDGIDYRGFIFIGLMNDNGNPSVVEYNVRMGDPETEVVLPRIQSDLVDLFEGVANQTLGEKSYEVTSQTATTVMLVAGGYPEAYEKGKEITGFNTVTDSIVFHAGTTEKDGKVVSNGGRVMAVTSFGDSIEEALKKSYNSIDKISFEGMNYRKDIGFDLV; translated from the coding sequence ATGAATATTCTAATTTTAGGATCTGGCGGTAGAGAGCACGCTTTTGCAAAAAAACTTTCTGAAAGTAACAAAATAAATAAGTTATTTGTTGCTCCTGGTAATGCAGGTACTAGTTCTGTAGCTACAAACATTGCTATTAACCCAACAAATTTTGCGCAAGTAAAAGAGGTTGTTTTACAACAAGAAATTAACATGGTCGTTGTAGGCCCTGAAGCACCTTTAGTAGGTGGTATTCATGATTTCTTTTTAGCTGATAGCGAATTAAAAAACATTCCTGTAATAGGCCCTAAAAAAGACGGCGCTTTATTAGAGGGAAGTAAAGATTTTTCGAAGCAGTTTATGATAAAGCATAACATACCAACTGCAAAATATCAATCATTTACATCGGATACTTTAGCTGAAGGAAAAACTTTCTTAGAAACTTTAGCACCTCCATACGTTTTAAAAGCTGATGGTTTAGCAGGCGGAAAAGGTGTTTTAATTTTAACTGAGTTAGAAGAAGCTAAGGCTGAGTTAGAAGAAATGCTTGCTAATCAAAAATTTGGAGACGCTTCATCTACTGTAGTTATTGAAGAGTTTTTAAAGGGTATTGAACTTTCTGTGTTCGTTTTAACCGACGGAAAAAATTATAAAATTTTACCTTCTGCTAAAGATTACAAACGTATTGGTGAAGGTGATGCTGGTTTAAATACTGGTGGAATGGGTGCTATTTCTCCTGTTCCTTTTGCTACTGATGATTACTTACAAAAAGTAGAAGAACTTGTGGTAAAACCAACTATTGATGGTTTACAAAAAGACGGTATTGATTATCGTGGTTTTATTTTTATTGGATTAATGAACGATAACGGAAACCCATCTGTTGTAGAATACAATGTTCGTATGGGAGATCCAGAAACTGAGGTTGTTTTACCAAGAATACAATCTGATTTAGTAGATTTATTTGAAGGTGTTGCTAATCAAACTTTAGGTGAAAAATCATACGAAGTTACTTCTCAAACTGCTACAACGGTAATGTTAGTTGCTGGCGGATATCCTGAAGCATACGAAAAAGGAAAAGAGATTACTGGTTTTAATACTGTTACAGATTCTATTGTTTTTCATGCAGGAACAACAGAAAAAGATGGTAAAGTAGTTTCTAACGGAGGTAGAGTAATGGCGGTTACTTCTTTTGGTGATTCTATTGAAGAGGCACTTAAAAAATCATATAATAGTATTGATAAGATTTCTTTTGAAGGAATGAATTATCGAAAAGATATCGGATTCGATTTGGTATAA
- a CDS encoding cell wall metabolism sensor histidine kinase WalK has product MKKIKKTYRYALWSALYSTSISVVIALLSYFLLINLLGIGAVIVFGIVMFVISFLIIQYRAEHFIYQRVKKLYEDISILDVNDLERKDVTTDAKALTESVQKYVEERSKEIAVLTQRDSFRRDFLGNVAHELKTPLFTVQGYILTLIEGAAEDKEIRTKYLGRANKGVERLTSIIKDLDMIAKLETEGMKMNIETFNILEVVQNVFDLFEMKAKKRNITLMFDSLYEFPRFVKGDVERIEQVLINLIVNSIKYGKVDGVTTVSIENYNSNKFLIKISDNGEGIKEEHTSRLFERFYRVDQSRSREQGGSGLGLSIVKHIIEAHNETILLKSEFGKGSEFSFTLDKAM; this is encoded by the coding sequence ATGAAAAAAATAAAAAAAACATACCGATACGCATTGTGGTCGGCATTATATTCTACCTCAATATCTGTGGTAATTGCCTTATTATCGTACTTTCTTTTAATTAACTTATTAGGTATAGGAGCTGTTATTGTTTTTGGTATTGTAATGTTTGTTATTTCGTTTTTAATTATTCAATATAGAGCGGAGCATTTTATTTATCAAAGAGTAAAAAAACTATATGAAGACATTTCTATTTTAGATGTTAATGATTTAGAAAGAAAAGATGTAACAACTGATGCTAAAGCATTAACGGAAAGTGTACAAAAATACGTAGAAGAAAGAAGTAAGGAGATAGCAGTATTAACACAACGAGATTCTTTTAGAAGAGATTTTTTAGGAAATGTAGCACACGAATTAAAAACACCGTTGTTTACAGTACAAGGTTATATTTTAACTTTAATAGAAGGAGCTGCAGAAGATAAAGAGATACGTACAAAGTATTTAGGAAGAGCCAATAAAGGTGTAGAGCGATTAACTTCAATTATTAAAGACTTAGATATGATTGCTAAGTTAGAAACTGAGGGGATGAAAATGAATATTGAAACCTTTAATATTCTAGAAGTTGTTCAAAACGTTTTTGATTTATTTGAAATGAAAGCTAAAAAACGAAACATAACATTAATGTTTGATAGTCTTTACGAATTTCCTCGCTTTGTAAAAGGTGATGTAGAGCGTATAGAGCAGGTTTTAATCAATTTAATTGTAAATTCTATAAAGTATGGTAAGGTAGATGGTGTAACTACGGTAAGCATCGAAAACTACAACTCAAATAAGTTTCTTATTAAGATAAGCGATAATGGTGAAGGAATTAAAGAAGAGCATACTTCTCGTTTATTCGAACGATTTTATAGGGTAGACCAAAGTCGATCTCGCGAACAAGGAGGTTCTGGTTTAGGATTATCTATTGTAAAGCATATTATAGAGGCGCATAACGAAACTATTTTACTAAAAAGTGAGTTTGGTAAGGGTTCTGAATTTTCATTTACTTTAGACAAAGCAATGTAG
- a CDS encoding response regulator transcription factor translates to MNTNDVKILLVDDEPDILEIVGYNLKSEGYQVFTANNGAEAVAKAKKVSPHLILLDIMMPEMDGIEACEKIRNIKSLEDVIISFLTARGEDYSQVAGFDAGADDYITKPVKPKVLVSKVKSLLRRLKTDESVDGTTKVGDIVINRDEYVVFKGTKKIALPRKEFELLSLLTSKPGKVFKREVILDSVWGNEVVVGGRTIDVHIRKLREKIGDDFFKTVKGVGYKFVLESEK, encoded by the coding sequence ATGAACACGAATGATGTTAAAATTTTACTAGTTGATGATGAGCCTGATATTTTAGAAATAGTAGGATATAATTTAAAATCAGAAGGCTATCAAGTTTTTACAGCTAATAACGGTGCTGAAGCAGTAGCAAAGGCAAAAAAAGTAAGTCCGCATTTAATATTGTTAGATATTATGATGCCTGAAATGGATGGTATTGAAGCATGTGAAAAAATTAGAAACATTAAATCTTTAGAAGATGTAATTATTTCTTTTTTAACTGCAAGAGGTGAAGATTATTCGCAAGTTGCAGGTTTTGATGCAGGTGCAGACGATTATATTACCAAGCCAGTAAAGCCAAAAGTATTGGTAAGCAAGGTAAAATCTTTATTAAGACGTTTAAAAACGGATGAAAGTGTTGATGGTACTACCAAGGTTGGCGACATTGTTATAAATAGAGATGAGTATGTGGTATTTAAAGGAACAAAAAAAATAGCATTGCCAAGAAAAGAATTCGAATTACTATCATTATTAACTTCTAAGCCAGGAAAGGTATTTAAAAGAGAGGTAATTTTAGATAGTGTTTGGGGCAATGAAGTAGTAGTTGGCGGCCGTACAATTGATGTGCATATTCGTAAGCTTCGCGAAAAAATTGGAGACGACTTTTTTAAAACCGTTAAAGGTGTTGGATATAAGTTTGTTTTAGAATCTGAAAAATAA
- a CDS encoding 3'-5' exonuclease yields the protein MLHKINIQNILFLDIETVPEVELFADLSEEKQELYALKTEYQRKEEATAEAFYHRAGIWAEFGKIICISVGYFIDIKGEKQLRITSFFGDDEASILTDFKKLLDTHFNQNKHLLCAHNGKEFDFPYIARRMIINRINLPKKLDLFGKKPWEVPHLDTLELWKFGDYKHYTSLRLLTSILNIPSPKQDIDGSEVANVYYKEKNLPRIVEYCERDTVAVAQLVLRFLNKPILDPKNIVTI from the coding sequence ATGCTGCATAAAATAAACATCCAAAACATTTTATTTTTAGACATTGAAACTGTTCCTGAGGTGGAATTGTTTGCCGATTTATCGGAAGAAAAACAAGAATTATACGCTTTAAAAACAGAATACCAACGAAAGGAGGAAGCTACTGCCGAAGCGTTTTATCATCGTGCTGGTATTTGGGCAGAGTTCGGAAAAATAATTTGTATTTCGGTTGGTTATTTTATTGATATAAAAGGAGAAAAGCAATTACGAATTACTTCTTTTTTTGGTGATGATGAAGCTAGTATCTTAACAGACTTTAAAAAATTACTCGATACTCATTTTAACCAAAACAAACATTTATTGTGCGCGCATAACGGTAAGGAATTCGATTTTCCGTACATAGCCCGTAGAATGATTATTAACCGAATAAACTTACCTAAAAAGTTAGATTTATTTGGGAAAAAGCCTTGGGAAGTTCCACATTTAGATACTTTAGAGTTATGGAAGTTTGGCGATTACAAACACTATACTTCTTTACGTTTGTTAACCTCTATCTTAAATATTCCTTCACCCAAACAAGATATTGATGGTAGCGAAGTAGCCAACGTATATTATAAAGAAAAAAACTTACCGCGCATTGTTGAATATTGCGAGCGAGATACTGTAGCTGTAGCGCAATTGGTGCTCCGTTTTTTAAACAAACCGATATTAGATCCAAAAAACATTGTTACGATATAA